The genomic segment ATCGGCCGTGATTGACTCCCCGCACCGTTCACACTCGTACTCGACCAGCGGGATCCGGGGCCGGTCGGTGGCGTCCTGGGATGGTGTCTCGACCGCGACCCGTCGGCGAATCTGTCCTTCGCACGTCGTGCAGAACCCTTCGTTGGCCTGCCGAACAGTGGTTCGTGCGTACCGTTCGGTCACTTCAGGGAGTTGCTCGTGGTCGTAGCCCGCGAACACCCCGGGTGGAACGTCGATCTGGATGGAGACGGTGTCACAGTCCGCACAGGCCATCTCCACCCGTTCGTCCTCGTAGTGGAAGGTCATCGCGCCGTCGCAGAGCGGACACGCCTGATCCATCGGCATCGACTCGACTGAGCCGGTCTGGGTGTACGCCCCCGAGAGGAGCGCCCCGACGACGCGGGAGCCGGCGAGACGCAGTCGGTACCCGTCGTCGTCTTTCGTCACGAACCGATCCCGCAGCTTCGAGAGGTGGTAGTTGAACCGGCCGGAGTCGGCGACCCCGACTGCCGTCCGGAGCTCCGAGAACGTCGCGGTGTGATC from the Halococcus saccharolyticus DSM 5350 genome contains:
- a CDS encoding ArsR/SmtB family transcription factor yields the protein MSESPVEEEVPPAKAFAALADPVRVAVLEALWAADDHTATFSELRTAVGVADSGRFNYHLSKLRDRFVTKDDDGYRLRLAGSRVVGALLSGAYTQTGSVESMPMDQACPLCDGAMTFHYEDERVEMACADCDTVSIQIDVPPGVFAGYDHEQLPEVTERYARTTVRQANEGFCTTCEGQIRRRVAVETPSQDATDRPRIPLVEYECERCGESITADLGTTFLDHPDVVAFHRGHDIDVREVPLWRFVAVDGDSTDIRSEDPLQVSVVYTAGDDRLTLTVDDALSVLAVE